The segment GCAGTAAGTGATGCTGTGGATCACACCTCCACCATCGAACCAACATGaagtctaaataaataaataaatagttatttttttttttgtcccttttCAGTCTTTTGTAAGTCATTAAATACATCACCAGCATCCACATGGGTCACTAATTTGATTCGAATCATAATTCTGGACATCCCTGCTTCCTTTCTCCGCACGTATGGTTGACATTATTAATTACTCGACGTATGAAAGCTGATTTGCTCGATAACACCAACAAAATCTCGACCATCTTTCATCAAATTgatgtcagtgttttgtaatgaTTGACAAAGGGAAGgcgtttgcgtgtgtgtgtgtgtgtgagatttgatttgatttgatgtaGGGGAAATTGTGTGAACACGATTGATTTCTGTGAGATGTATTTGTATTTCAGCCCCTGGAGCATCACATTGAAGcgatttctatttaaaaaaaatttttttgtctttttccaaatacaaaaaaaacaaactgtgcTATAAAGTAGACTTTGTGTCTGAGtcagatttttgtttgttttattttattttcatttcacatAAGCTGACATCTGTGCTCACTGCCTTAAACTTCACTTCCTCTGTCTGTGGCATGTCCGATGAGAGAAACAGCTTTTTAAAGGAGATGTGGAAGAAATATTGTATAGTAGAACAATGTCAGTTTGTATAAAGTactaagggaaaaaaaatatttattacatgcATTGGAAGAAATTGTTTACTTAATAAATGTTACCTGTTTATTTAGGGACGTTTAGATGTAATAAAAACATTGAGTTAAACTTttgaatgccttttttttttctttgtttcatataaatatttcaGACAGCACTGACttgttattatgttttattaaacataaagcTACAGTATATGTACCTTTCTGCATATCATTCATCTACCTTGCACTTGTCTTTGACTGTCTACTGAAAGTAATGGTTAAAATTGTTGATTGATGATAAATACTATTGGTTTGAGGTTGTAAAATGTGGCCGTAGTTTTCAAATAAGCCTTGCCATTGATGTAATAACTTGTAGGCGTAATTCATATAGGCCAATAAATGAACCTTAAATTAGTTTGAAAGGAAACTACATTCACGAGGTCGGGGGAAATGTTCACTCTACTGTGACTGTACTTTTTAGTGACaactgagatatatatatatatatatatatatatatatatatatatatatatatatatatgtatatgtatgtatgtatgtatatatatgtgtatatatatatatatatacatatatgtatatgtatatatatatgtatgtatatatatatatgtatatgtatatgtatgtatgtatgtatatatatatgtatatgtatatgtatgtatgtatatatatatatatacatatatatatatgtgtgtgtgtgtatatatatatatatatatatatatatatatatatatatatgtgtgtgtgtgtgtgtatatatatatatatatatatgtgtgtgtgtgtgtgtgtgtgtatatatatatatatatatgtgtgtgtgtgtatatatatatatgtgtgtgtgtgtatatatatatatatatgtgtgtgtgtgtatatatatatatatatatatgtgtgtgtgtgtatatatatatatatatgtgtgtgtatatatatatatatatatgtgtgtgtgtatatatatatatatatgtgtgtgtgtatatatatatatatatgtgtgtgtgtatatatatatatatatatgtgtgtgtgtatatatatatatatatgtgtgtgtgtatatatatatatatgtgtgtgtgtatatatatatatatatatatatgtgtgtgtatatatatatatatatatatgtgtatatatatatgtgtatatatatatatatatatatatatatatatatatatatatatagagagagagagagagagagagagagagagagagagagagagagagatttagacAAGATAGATTTCCATTTAGTATGACGACGGACTCATTTGATGAACCTTATACACAATAAAAGGAAACGTTTTCTAATAACTACACAGTGCAGCAGAAACCATACGACAAAGACCTGTTTCCTGCCCTCTGAGCAAATATTTGCACAAGCTTTAAACCGTAAAATCGGAGATGAGCGTCAGCCTGATGGACAGCCATAACTTTAACTCCACacgcctaatattgtgtagatccTCCTTGTGCCACTTAAACAGCTCGGACCCGTCgtgacatggactccacaagacctctgaaggtgtgctgtggtatctggcaccaagacgttagcagcagaacCTTTAAGTCCtttaagttgtgaggtggggcctccatggatctgaCTTTTTCATCCAGCACATGCCACAGATgatcgatcagattgagatctggggaatttggaggccaagtcaacacctagaacaaaccattcctgaacaatttttacaGTGGAGCAGGGTGGATTATCGTGCTGAAAGACACCACTGCCATTAgtgaataccgttgccatgaagtgGTGTACTTGGTATGCAACaatatttaggtaggtggtaagtctcaaagtaacatccacacgaatgccaggacccaatgtttcccagcagaacactggccagagcatcacactgccccTGCTGGTTTGCCTTCTTcctatttatctttttttttggccattttTCTTGCATCCCACATATCAACATTGAGAACTGacttcacttgctgcctaatatatcccaccccttgacaggtgccattgtaatgagataatcagtgttattcccTTCCCCTGTcagtggtttaaatgttatggctgatcggtgtttGAGCATCCAATTCACTGGGGCTTCTTAATAGTTTGATAACTTCAAATTTTTAAACTATCAAGAGGCCTTAAGGAATTgaattggaaaaatatttactgcTCTCCAGTTTAAACCCAAGTGTCGATTCCTAAATGTTTCGCAATTCCATTGTATTCTATAGTTGGCTTGTGGAATATCTGCTGACAGAAAGCAAGAGATGAAGCTGTGGAGAGAACGACGGCAGACACATCTGATAAACCTGAGGCCTGGCTTGTTTTTGTGCATGGATTACTCAGTAACCTGTAGCACACTGAATTAACCTGTACATGCACGTGAAAATATAATAGTCTCTCATGCTTCTGTACCATTCTCATTAAACAATCAGTTGCCTATATATgctatatggacaaaagtttgtgcactcctgatcatcacacccatatgtgctttctgAACATCTCGTTCCAGATGTAGCCCTTTTTGCAGTTAtaacaacctccactcttctgggaaggttttccactggattttggagcatggctccATGGAGTCTTCATTTGTAAACAAGGGCATTGCCAGGCTAGATCAGGTTTGGGCCCTTTAGtgccagtgaagggaaattgtaatgctacagcaaacagagacattctatacaattgtgtgcttccaactttgtgccaaaagtatggggaagaaccacatatgggtgtgatggtcaggtgtccacaagcttttagccatatagtgtatctgcTCTTTAAATCCAAAGGAGAGCACACAGGTATCTGACTTATTCCAGATACAATTATTCAGTTCTCAGGTACATTCAAAGAATTGAATTAACACAATTCTCAAATCTGGTTTACAAACCTGGATATCGGATTTGTTAAGTGTTGTATGAAGAACAGAGCCCTGCGTTTCAGAACTAAACCATGGTCCGAACACAGAAGAGCATAGCTGAATCCCTGGGGTTTCAGGGGAAATTCTGGGAAATGTTCCACTAGAAACggggttatttttattttatttatttatttattttagatttttggtTCTTAGACACCAATTGCAATAAGGATCCTGGAGAAAAGGGACTTGTTTCTCTGTGACTTGTTAATGCCATGTAACAGCAGGTGGCAGTAAACACCACGTTTTGCTTTGCGGCTCTCTGACTCCTAACTATGAAATTCTTCCACAAAATTATTGTGGTTGTAAAGATATGTCtcttttgtaaaataatttttatttactattattattatttatttatttattttttaacaacgTGCACATTTTAGGCAAGTCATTCTGTGAATGTGAGCTGGATGCCAAtccacacatatgtgtatatatatatatatatatatatatacagtatctcccaaaagtgagtatacccctcacatttttgtaaatatttgattatatcttttcatgtggcaacactgaagaaatgacactttgctacaatgtaaagtagtcagtgtacagcttgtgtaacagtgtaaatttgctgtcctctcaaaatacctcaacacacagccattaatgtctaaactgctagcaacaaaagtgagtacacccctaagtgaaaatgtccaaattgggcccaattagccattttccctccccagtgtcatgcaGGAGgtagcaggtgtgttaaatttggtgtcatcgctctcacactccctcatactggtcactggaagttcaacatggcacctcatggcaaagaactctctgaggatctgaaaaaaagaattgctgctctacataaagatggcctaggctataagaagattgccaagaccctgacactgagctgcagcacggtggccaagaccatacagcggtttaacaggacaggaacaggcctcgccatggtcaaccaaagaagttgagtgcacgtgctcagcgtcatatccagatgttgtctttgggaaatagacgtatgagtgctgccagcattgctgcagaggttgaaggggtggggggtcagcctgtcagtgctcagaccatacgccgcacactgcatcaaattggtctgcatggctgtcgtcccagaaggaagcctcttctaaagatgatgcacaagaaagaccacaaacagtttgctgaagacaagcagagtaaggacatggattactggaaccatgtcctgtggtctgatgagaccaagataaacttatttggttcagatggtgtcaagcgtgtgtggcggcaaccaggtgaggagtacaaagacaagtgtgtcttgcctacagtcaagcgtggtggtgggagtgtcatggtctggggctgcatgagtgctgccggcactggggagctacagttcattgagggaaccatgaatgccaacatgtactgtgacatactgaagcagagactgggacgcagggcagtattccagcatgataacgaccccaaacacacctctaagacaaccactgccttgctaaagaatctgagggtgaaggtgatggactggccaagcatgtctccagacctaaaccctattgagcatctgtggggcaaatggaaggtggaggagcacaaggtctctaacatccaccagctccgtgatgtcgtcatggaggagtggaagaggactccagtggcaacctgtgaagctgaACCTGTGAAGAGGGTTAAGGCTTGAAAATAAtggtgccacacaaaatattgacactttgggcccaatttggacgttttcacttaggggtgtactcacttttgttgctagcagtttagacattaatggctgtgtgttgagttattttgaggggacagcaaatttacactgttacataagctgtacactcactactttacattgtagctaagtgtcatttcttcagtgttgccacatgaaaagatataatcaaatatttacaaaaatgtgaggggtgtactcacttttgtgagatgtTGTATATATACCTGGCCATTTCATTGAGAAAGATCTGGCTTCGCCCCTGCAGCTGCCTCTTTACTCAATGCCTCTGCAGTTTTCTGACGAGATGGAGAAGCTGGCCGATTCACAAGCGCATCATaacttttattaataaaaaaggctCCTAGGTGTGCGGTATGCAAAATCATAAGCCTTCAGACAGTGTTCAGTATTTTAGAGCCGTTCTGTTCAGTCAGTACACGTTTTCTCATAACGCGCGTGTCTGAACGCGTTTTGGCACAGGTTTTTACCAGTCCCCAAAAATACTGATAAGCTCCACTTATTTTGATCTAGACGCTCCATAACAATTGACATCTACCAATCAGTGGGGTTGAAGGGCGGGGTTTTAAGATGACACGGACTGCACGGTACAGACGCGCGCCACAATCTTTACGCGCGGTTACGCAGCACGTGCACGGCGCTTCTAGTCCTACGTGCAGCTACTATGGGGAACGTCGAAGTGATAACGACAGAGGATTTCTTTCAGAGCGACACAGCGAACAGTTCGATAAGTTTTGGAAGTCTAGAGGACATCGACGTGTCGGCAGACGGCAGTCCGCTCCTGCGCTGCTTTATCTCCGTTACCTACGCGGTGGTGTGCGCCGCGGGTTTGGTGGGCAACTTGTTTGTGCTCGTGTTTATCCGGGCGAGACAAGCGCGCAGGAAATCCGAGACCAATGTCTTCGTGCTCCATCTGGCCGTGACGGATTTCCAGTTCGCGCTCACGCTGCCGTTCTGGGCTGCAGACGCCGCGCTGGACTTCAGCTGGCCGTTTGGCGATGTCATGTGCAAGCTCGTGCTTTCGGCCACGGTGATGAACATGTACGCGGGTGTATTCTTTCTCACTGCCATGAGCGTCGCGCGCTACCGGTGCGTGGCATCCGCGCTGAAGGAGCGCCGAGGCGCGCGCTCCTCTGTCAAACTCGTAGCTGCCGTGTTGTGGTTGCTGGCCACAGCTGCCACCGCGCCTACGTCCATTTTCTCCACGGTTAACGAGGTGGCCGGAGAAAAGCTCTGTCTCTTACGCTTTCCAAACGGTCAGCTCTGGTTAGCTGTGTACCACCTGCAGAAAATCCTGCTCGCCTTTGTGATACCCATGGCCACCGTCTCTATCAGCtacctgctgctgctgaggctCGTGCACCGCCGCAGCTTGAAGCCTAGATCAAGCGTCACCCGCTCGGTCGCCGTGCTAGTGTTGTCCTTCTTCCTCTGCTGGATGCCCAATCACGCCGTGACACTGTGGGGAGTCCTGGTGAAGCTGAACGCCGCGCGCTGGAACAAGGCATATTACGCGGTGCACACCTACGTCTTCCCGCTCACCGTGTGTCTGGCTCACGCGAACAGCTGCTTAAACCCGGTTATTTACTGCCTCATGCGCAGAGAGTTCAGGCGGAAGCTACGGCACTTTTTCCTCCGTGACTGAACGCGCGCGCTCTCCATGCGCTACTCGTGTGCGCAAACGTCTGTTTCTGTCTCGTATCCCACACGTGGTCGTAGCTGTTGTTGCTTTCGGAGAcgtaaaagaaaacatcagcAAATGAGAAAGGAAAACGTGCTTTCCACAAGCTGCGTCAAAATCGTGAACacgttcttttttttgtgcgtaatgatgtgtaaaatgtttattgttCCGAAAACACACTGAAAGCAAGACAATCTCTCTCCTATCGTCTTTGTACAGTTACCAAgccatctgtatatatatatgtgtgtgtgtgtgtgtgtgtgtgtgtgtacacaatttttttttcatttacaattGGAAACAAATATTGAGtgtaataatagtatttattaTAAGTAAATATTCAGTACcttgggtgcacggtggctctGTGGTTAGCACTTTCATCGCACACcaacagggttgggggtttgattcccaccgtggccctgtgtgtgcggagtttgcatgttctccccgtgctgcgggggtttcctccgggtactccggtttcctcccccagtccgaagacatacatggtaggctgactggcatgtccaaagtatccgtagtgtgtgaatagggtgtgtgaatgtgtatgtgattgtgccctgcggtggattggcaccctgtccagggtgtaccccgcctcgtacacgatgctccctgggataggctccatatTCCCCGCTACCCTGAAGgacaagcggtatagaaaatggatggatggatgaatttgtGGGTTCCAtgacttgtggagtccatgccagctcgagtgcacactgtgaTTAAAGCAAAAGGTTTACATACCAAATAccaagaaactctgaaattcatttaaatatttcaaagattctactttgCACTCAGGTTGTGGtcagtaatataatttgtaatgaaactTGTTGATGGAAAGTTGTTGTTCCCTCTAGTGGTCTCAGAATTTTCGATTccattgtgtgtatattattGCTTATGCTAATGATGAACAATGTCTGATGGAACCAAATGTAccaaatttaataataatatgtagtTTTACTTGTAATTAGCTTTTAGAGCAAAGCGTTAAAGGTGCACCGCTGGTCATGATGGTCTGATTAAATACGttaaatatatagaatatataaatatatttatacagataAAAGATACAAagtaaaggtacaaaagatgcaCCTATAATGGCaccaccccagcaacaaggaCAACTACAGTTTGGtgcctttatttctgagagtgtcaAAAAGCTAGACCCGGTAACCATCCCGAAGAACCCCTGAGGAACGTATTTTGAAAGAGAACCTCAGGGAGAATGGGAGAACTTGGAAAACTGCCAAGACTGAACAATGTACTTTCTTGTTGCTAGAACTAACCTAGTCCCTGTAATGAGCCATGTCTAAAAATTTAATCCGTTTAACATACATCAAGCACATCTGtatgcagtgtttttctttttgctaaatggtctgcacttatatggtgctctttttttttttttttttttaacctcagtacaaagtgctttacattgattttcattcatccattctcacacacactcacacatggtggcagagctgccatgcaaggcgctagcttgccatctgGAGCAATTTGGAACAACTCAGTGTTATGCCCAAGAACTTCGGCATGTGGGCtaggaatcaaacctccaaccctacgattagtggacaacccactctaccacctgagccacagccgctgTACCAATGACGCTTAAATGACCACTGTGGCAGAAATACCAAGAAATCAGAAGAGCCATTTAAGAGCAGTTCCATTACTAATGCCATTCTTCTAGTCTAGACATGAACAGTTCTCAAACAATTCTGTGCTATTCAAACAGATAAACCCCAGATC is part of the Ictalurus punctatus breed USDA103 chromosome 27, Coco_2.0, whole genome shotgun sequence genome and harbors:
- the rxfp3.3a1 gene encoding relaxin-3 receptor 1, with the protein product MGNVEVITTEDFFQSDTANSSISFGSLEDIDVSADGSPLLRCFISVTYAVVCAAGLVGNLFVLVFIRARQARRKSETNVFVLHLAVTDFQFALTLPFWAADAALDFSWPFGDVMCKLVLSATVMNMYAGVFFLTAMSVARYRCVASALKERRGARSSVKLVAAVLWLLATAATAPTSIFSTVNEVAGEKLCLLRFPNGQLWLAVYHLQKILLAFVIPMATVSISYLLLLRLVHRRSLKPRSSVTRSVAVLVLSFFLCWMPNHAVTLWGVLVKLNAARWNKAYYAVHTYVFPLTVCLAHANSCLNPVIYCLMRREFRRKLRHFFLRD